The Hevea brasiliensis isolate MT/VB/25A 57/8 chromosome 9, ASM3005281v1, whole genome shotgun sequence nucleotide sequence CTCAACTTTCTAATAGAGTTGGttatttttattactattataatttggtcatttttatctgTAGATTGTTAAATAATATATGCAACTTTAATGTTATGACTAATAGGAATTCAGCtgctatttaattttatatatttttggtCGTCTTCTTTTCCCTGCAGGCCAAATTTCTGAAAGCCTGTGGCACTTTATCTGAGACACCTTCTGAAATTCGTAAAGCATCTCAGAAGTTAAACGGTTCAGCTCCTCTTGGTAAAGATTCAGAGTCTTCAGATTTCCACTCATGGCttcccaacacttccatcaagAAACTTCAGTTGGATCAGCAAATTGATCAGCCCCCTACTCCCATCAAACTTTATGAAGAGTGGGGAAATCTTTCAGCCTCTTCAGAGCACACACCTAGCAGGTCGAACTTCTAATCGTAATGAATGGTCATCAAAAAGTTGATCACAAACACAAGTAACCTCTTATTAAGCATATCTCACATGGAAGTGAAATTTTTTGTCTTGTTTTTCAACCTTTTAAAATTGGTTCCCAATCGGCTTGGTGATAGTTTGTGGCAATCTTATTCACCGACTCCTTTCTAATGATTTCAAAGAAGGAAGTTCGTCGCTGTTAAGAAGGGTCTGTGAAAAGTTCTATTTTATAGCTTTGAAACCTTTTGGGAATGATGCGATATATGAAATGCTCATCAAATCGTTCAACATTTTGCACAGCTTTTTATGCCTTGGAATCCATCTGCTAAAATTTAGAAATCAACATGCTTTATTGTTTACTATGCCTTAGAACTCATTCATAAAAAACACGATGGCTGATAAATGCCGTTCCATTTCTTTCATGTAGCTGCATGCCCAATGCACAGGACACTGGAAGGATATCCATCACCTCaattgaagatggtgaggtgggAAGTCTCAAAATGGCAACAAATGTTCCACCCACAAACAAGTCTGTTCGCTTTGAATGCAATTTTGATACCTCTTCGTCTAAAGGGTCTTCATTTGAAAATGGGTGCCAGATTTTAAGGAAATTTGAATCCCCAGGGTACATGAGTGTATCAAAGCCTTCTCCTAAACCAACTCCATTAAAACTTTCAGATGAGATGCAAACACCTGGAACAGTTTTCCCTACAGAGCTTTTAGCAAATGGGAAGACTAGGATTAGGTCTCAGTATGTGTATCCAGTCTTGAATCCAGTTGAGAATGCCTCTCAGTGGAAGGTACTGCAGGAAGATGATTCTAGTTCTCATCAATTGTCAAGTCAGCTGAAAGAATTTTCAGTGCAGCTGGAAAATTCGACACCTAAATCAGTTGGAGAGAAAGAAGCCTCCTCTGTGCCGGAATTGAAGGTGGAAGCAAGCTTGTCTTCTTGGTTGAAGCCTCAACAATTTGCACATGATAAGGATGATCCAAATGGTGGAACTGCATCTAGCaaaaatttccattttggtagAACTCCTATGGACAGGCCTATCATTGGGATGGTTGCTGCTCATTGGAATGAGAATGAGCCTTCTCGTATCTCCCCAAAGTGGTGGGATGGGAATGGAATCCCAAATTCAACTAATAAATACAAGGAAGTATGTTCCATAACTATATTTATTCTCTTCTCCTCGCTTGCGACATTTGCAGCTGGATTTAAGGAATGCTCCCTTTGCTTTCAGGATCAGAAAGTGAGTTGGCATGCAACACCATTTGAGGAGAGGTTAGAGAAGGCACTGTCTGAAGAGAGTTTTATCTCACAAAAGTATGTGCCTGCTACCTTTCATGCATTATAGTACTAATCTAAGTTTTTGGGAAAAAAAATGAGGCATGAGTCGGGAGGCAAAATTGCCTTTCCTCTCAAACTTATGCCTCTTCTGTGGAGGCAACTTTAAAAAGGAGCAAATATTGCCTTTCCTCCCAAAACCTCTCCTCTTGCCCAACAGGAAGTTAGGAACTTTGATTCTGCAAGGTCAAAATTGGGACAGTGAGCACTACATTttcaatataatttaatttatattacatgAAGACATACTTACTGTGTGCCAGTTTGGGATAGCATTTTGGATCAGCAGAAGCTGCTTTATGTAAAATGATAGCGAAACTGACaagttatttaatcaaaatttcatattatttttcttttcgtTTGCCtgccttaattaaaaaaaaaaaaaaaaaggctgaaATTAGAGCATTACCTATTCATTGAGGATCATAAACCTTTGCCACGTATATAAATGATAACTTTTTCTTTGTTTGATGTGCACAGCAAGCAAGTCAATGGGAAACCCATAGGTTTTGATGAGCACGATGAAAGTGATACTGCTCTTTCTAAGTTACAGGCTTCAACACATTCCAAGTCAGTTGTTTCATTCTGATGAGTAAAGATATCGCTGTTGATGTTCCAATGAATTGTGAGTTTATTTTACCGTTGACCTGTCGCCAAATGCACTTAACCTCTTTTGAATCTCAATTGAAGCATCAAATATCATGGTTGTGGATTTTTAAGCCATTGAACTTCGAAGCTGATGGTGCAAATACAACTGTTAACATGTTTGTGTCAAAACACTCAACAGCATCAGCAGCTGCTTGCAGTGTACATTCAAGTCAGTAATGCAAAAACTTACTTTGGAATGGGATATTCATGTTGCTCATGTTAATATAAAGAATTCGACGTGTCTTCTATTGACATTCAAATCATGCCTTTCAATTTCCTGTAGGGACATCTTTCTTCTCTTACCCACCAAGTGTTCTCTCTTAGCTGATATTGGGTGGGCATGTGGTGTTTGCAGCTCCCCTTTTTACTTTAGCATGCACAGTTCTTTTTCCGTCTTCGTAAAACCAGTAAAAAAAATCAATGCAAATTCTAGGAtgatgctgaatttttttttttttctgacatCTGAAAAGAATCGAGTACATCTGCAATCAATAACTCTTGCAATTGCCTTGGCgggcccaaaaaaaaaaagagagacctTAGTAAACCATTTCATGTATTTGCAGAATCAGGAGCTAAGGAAGTTGGTACTCGGGAACTCGGGCTCCATTTGTTATGATGGATCGAATTTTTAttggattttaaaatttaattgatgaaattaaGGGGCGGAaggaattttattttgattttatataTGTGAAGAcatacattttttttatttagttggattgagattttaattttaaatttttttcattttagagACAACTCTATTTCACAGCTTTGAGTAAATTCTAGTACTAGAGCCTAAATTTCATTGATATACTTAAGAATGGCAACGTGATGGGTAGGAGATGTGGATAGCTCTTCTTTTTCCTATTTCACAAGAGTTTGGGGTGACAGGGTATTTTCTGCTGGAGTGTGAGGGGACGGATTTcctatggaattttttttttttattttaatttattaatatataatataaatttatttattaaaaaataaaatataattagaaatataaattttacatatttttttaataatatatttatatatttagttaaaataataatatttaaatgtataaaaataaattattttttaataaaaaataaattttttttaataaaaaataataatatattactgtAATCACGAGATTTCGAACGAGGAGAATATGATTCTGTCATCATCCTCTATAAATTAAAATAAGGACAAAATCAGAAAAATGGATCAAATCCACGGATTTAGAAACTTTTATATCCATAGGTATATTGTTAAGAAGAGTCATTTtcccttttatttttatttttttcatgttgaataatttattttttgatttcatTTGCTATTTCCAAAATAGATGAGGCCACAGCCtaataattcattttttttttaatgctctTGTTGGCTTTTGAAATCCGCAACTTATTATTGAATATGGATTTCTAGAAAGTGATTTCGGCAATTTAGCCTAGGCCGGTTTGGAATAAAATGGGGGCTGAAATTTAATTGGACTCTTTTTTGGCTTACTagtgaataattaaaaaattgcATTAGAATTATTTGATTTCACTTagagttaaattaaaatttttttatttaaaaaaataaaaaattagatcaTTGCATTTAAAAACAGATTGAATCAAATTgaaatcaagattgaaattgaaaCTAAAATTGGAATTATAATTTTGAGAAagagtattattttttaatgtgaattagaattaataattttgaatCGATTCATTCATTATTAAAGGATCTAATTTAATCTTAAATAATGATGAAGTTAAAGGAGCAAAAAGGTGTTATGATatggatgaaataaataaatatctgtattttatgaaaaaaattataaatatatataaatacatattaAATTTTACTTTGGCCCTTAAAAGTAATGGTTGGCTTCATCATTGTCCTAAATCAAATCAGGAATTATTCTGTACATCTTGGATGCCATGTGGTGTTTCATATAAATAAGATTAAAGCATatcaacatgatttataaataatttttaaaaaaaaatttgaaagtaTAATAATAGGATGAAACTAATCgtcgaaaaaaaaaataaatggattAATAATcgacatttttattttattgattttatacaTCACATCACAAAAATGATGCGGCTTACGAGAAGCCCGCTGTAATTTTCTAAATCCAAAAGAGAAGGTGGAGGATGTAATTGATTGTTATCTAAATTTCAACCACTctattaaatttgattaaaatatataattatagaaCGCAGCGAATAAATTTTGGGCACGGCAAAGTCGTATTCAagaaaattttccattaaaattTCCATAGTGGTTAAGTGGGGACCAATATTCCTACCAACCACGGCAGAGATGAATACACGTGGATATTCATGCATATGCGCAACTTTCACATGGTGTTGCTCTCATCCGCCAACCCTccatatattaatattataataatattcatataaataaaaaaaattaaaaaacctgACCAACCAACGCCATCTTTAAGCTTCAGCTCTTTATTAATCCACAAATGGGAGGCGTCACTCAGCCACTTATTCTTGCCTGAAATCTCAGATCAAAATCCTAAAAGAAATGGTGGTGAAGGTGTACGGAACTGCTTATGCTTCTCCGAAGCGAGTTCTCGCTTGCCTTATTGAGAAGGGTATTGAATTTGAGGCTGTTCCTGTGGATCTCATCAAAGGAGAGCATCGAAGCCCTGAGTATCTCAAGTTACAGGTTCctgattttctttctttctttctatatttatatctatatatGTTTTTGTGTTTATATTTAAGTTGATTTGCTCTGAATTTGCTTCTGTTTCTCGTCAAAATTCAAGCCTTTCGGAGCACTTCCTGTAATTCAAGATGGAGATTATACTTTATAcggtaattaattaatcaattaatgatCGATAATCCTCTGTCAAATCAATTTTTAAGTAAGTCTTTTCCTTGATTTGATCTGATCTTGATTAGTATTTGATTGGATGGATAGAATCAAGAGCAATCATAAGGTATTATGCTGAAAAGTACAAGTCACAAGGCACTGATTTGCTTGGAAAGAGCATTGAAGAGAGGGGATTAGTGGAGCAATGGCTAGAGGTGGAGGCCCAAAACTTCCACCCTCATATTTACAACTTGACCCTTCACATCTTATTTGCCTCAGCTTTGGGTTTTCCTCCTGATGAGAAGGTGATCAAAGAGAGTGAAGAAAAGCTGGGAAAGGTTTTGGATGTTTATGAGGAGAGGCTTTCAAAGAGCAACTACTTGGCTGGAGATTTCTTTAGCTTGGCTGACCTTAGCCACTTACCCTTCACCCAGTACTTGGTGGGTCCAATAAATAAGGAGTATATGATTAGGAGTAGAAAGCATGTGAGTGCTTGGTGGGATCAGATTAGCAGCAGGCCATCTTGGAAGAAGGTCCTCCAACTTTAAGATGATGTCTTGATCAATGTTAAGGACTCCCCCCTCCCTTTCTATGTTTGTTTTGTGTTTTGTTATTGGGGTTTTATGTTCTTTGTTTGGATAATTGCCTTGTTGTGTTTCTTTTCTTGTGGTGTTAAGTATGGGATCTTCAAGTATAATGTGTTGTAATTGTCTTCAGACTTCAACTATTATGTATGAAATCCCTAATTAGAGTT carries:
- the LOC110669985 gene encoding protein JASON-like, with product MICALLERETGLICISVLRFIDRSVSRAMGCFFGCFRVRNDRRRPHMASDSSRSEPTEAWVSKNRLSYLFLSEEREDNDKKSHHSGSPQINKELINEAKFLKACGTLSETPSEIRKASQKLNGSAPLGKDSESSDFHSWLPNTSIKKLQLDQQIDQPPTPIKLYEEWGNLSASSEHTPSSCMPNAQDTGRISITSIEDGEVGSLKMATNVPPTNKSVRFECNFDTSSSKGSSFENGCQILRKFESPGYMSVSKPSPKPTPLKLSDEMQTPGTVFPTELLANGKTRIRSQYVYPVLNPVENASQWKVLQEDDSSSHQLSSQLKEFSVQLENSTPKSVGEKEASSVPELKVEASLSSWLKPQQFAHDKDDPNGGTASSKNFHFGRTPMDRPIIGMVAAHWNENEPSRISPKWWDGNGIPNSTNKYKEDQKVSWHATPFEERLEKALSEESFISQNKQVNGKPIGFDEHDESDTALSKLQASTHSKSVVSF
- the LOC110670016 gene encoding glutathione S-transferase F9, producing MVVKVYGTAYASPKRVLACLIEKGIEFEAVPVDLIKGEHRSPEYLKLQPFGALPVIQDGDYTLYESRAIIRYYAEKYKSQGTDLLGKSIEERGLVEQWLEVEAQNFHPHIYNLTLHILFASALGFPPDEKVIKESEEKLGKVLDVYEERLSKSNYLAGDFFSLADLSHLPFTQYLVGPINKEYMIRSRKHVSAWWDQISSRPSWKKVLQL